The following coding sequences are from one Geodermatophilus normandii window:
- a CDS encoding transcriptional regulator, with product MTAVAPHFDAVIHPPPRLQICGLLAAVDTMEFAAVRDRVGVSDSVLSKHVKQLEEAGYVQVRKATVAARQRTSLALTEDGRRAFDAHVAELRRIAGL from the coding sequence GTGACCGCGGTGGCGCCGCACTTCGACGCGGTGATCCACCCGCCGCCGCGGCTGCAGATCTGCGGACTGCTCGCCGCCGTGGACACGATGGAGTTCGCCGCCGTGCGCGACCGGGTCGGCGTCAGCGACTCCGTGCTGTCCAAGCACGTCAAGCAGCTCGAGGAGGCCGGCTACGTGCAGGTCAGGAAGGCGACCGTGGCCGCGCGCCAGCGGACCAGCCTGGCGCTCACGGAGGACGGGCGGCGCGCGTTCGACGCCCACGTCGCCGAGCTGCGCCGCATCGCCGGTCTGTGA
- the cbiQ gene encoding cobalt ECF transporter T component CbiQ, whose protein sequence is MTGLAVDDAAWASAWRTRSPLDKLLLSAGLVVCALVLPVWPAGVLVGLAAVVLALGPARVPARTFGRAVRWPLAFVAVGALTAVVSVGDGGVGWAPDAAARAGALVGHSLAGGAAVLLLATTTPVTDLLAALRRLGVPAAVVEVAGVTYRLLFVLLQSLTTIREAQTARVGHSTWRRSYRSSGALAAAVFTRSFDRARRLQEGLAGRGMETGLRVLPESLPSSRGFLAATAAGLAALVAVGVLAA, encoded by the coding sequence GTGACCGGGCTGGCGGTCGACGACGCCGCCTGGGCCAGTGCCTGGCGCACCCGCTCACCACTGGACAAGCTGCTGCTCAGCGCGGGCCTGGTCGTCTGCGCGCTCGTCCTGCCGGTGTGGCCGGCCGGCGTCCTGGTCGGGCTCGCCGCCGTGGTGCTCGCCCTCGGGCCGGCCCGGGTGCCGGCGCGCACCTTCGGCCGCGCGGTGCGCTGGCCGCTGGCCTTCGTCGCCGTCGGCGCGCTGACCGCCGTCGTGTCGGTCGGCGACGGCGGGGTCGGCTGGGCGCCGGACGCCGCGGCCCGGGCCGGCGCGCTGGTCGGCCACTCCCTCGCCGGCGGCGCCGCGGTGCTGCTGCTGGCCACCACCACCCCGGTGACCGACCTGCTGGCCGCGCTGCGCCGGCTGGGCGTCCCCGCCGCCGTCGTCGAGGTGGCCGGGGTGACCTACCGGCTGCTGTTCGTCCTGCTGCAGAGCCTGACCACCATCCGCGAGGCGCAGACCGCCCGCGTGGGCCACTCCACCTGGCGCCGCTCCTACCGGTCGTCGGGGGCGCTGGCCGCGGCGGTGTTCACCCGGTCCTTCGACCGCGCCCGCCGCCTGCAGGAGGGCCTCGCCGGCCGCGGGATGGAGACCGGCCTGCGGGTGCTGCCCGAGTCCCTGCCCTCCTCCCGGGGTTTCCTCGCCGCCACCGCGGCCGGGCTGGCGGCCCTGGTCGCCGTCGGGGTGCTCGCCGCGTGA
- the cobA gene encoding uroporphyrinogen-III C-methyltransferase yields the protein MRLLDRRVVVVGGGQVAHRRVAGLLEARARVTVVSPEVTPALEALVAPGSLTWVRRGYQDGDLDGAWYAVAATDDPAVNAAVAGEAERLRVFCARADDRSASSVWTPAVGRQGDLVVGVHGGGDPQRAVGVRDAVVAGLSDGSIRDRAAREPSGGRAGSVVLVGGGPGDPGLITVRGQQAVAQADVVLADHLAPQSLLASLPPEVEVIDASKLPRGRSMAQEQINALLVEHALAGRRVVRLKGGDPFVFGRGMEELEACVAAGVPVEVVPGVTSAIAVPALAGIPVTHRGLTHEFVVVSGHVPPGHPQSLVDWAALGRLRGTVVVLMGVDTAGAIAAALVEHGRAPETPVAVVADGSTATQRAVRTTLAGLARTLTEEGIRPPAVWVVGEVVALGARNEP from the coding sequence CTGCGCCTGCTCGACCGCCGCGTCGTCGTGGTCGGCGGCGGCCAGGTCGCCCACCGCCGCGTGGCCGGGCTGCTCGAGGCCCGCGCGCGGGTCACCGTGGTCAGCCCGGAGGTGACGCCGGCCCTGGAGGCACTGGTCGCCCCGGGCTCCCTCACGTGGGTGCGCCGCGGCTACCAGGACGGCGACCTCGACGGCGCCTGGTACGCCGTCGCCGCCACCGACGACCCCGCCGTCAACGCGGCCGTGGCCGGGGAGGCCGAGCGGCTGCGGGTCTTCTGCGCCCGCGCCGACGACCGGTCGGCCTCCAGCGTCTGGACGCCCGCCGTCGGCCGGCAGGGCGACCTCGTGGTCGGCGTGCACGGCGGCGGCGACCCGCAGCGGGCGGTCGGCGTGCGCGACGCCGTCGTCGCCGGGCTGTCCGACGGCAGCATCCGCGACCGCGCCGCCCGCGAGCCCTCGGGCGGCCGGGCCGGGAGCGTGGTCCTCGTCGGCGGCGGGCCGGGCGACCCCGGGCTGATCACCGTGCGCGGGCAGCAGGCGGTCGCGCAGGCCGACGTCGTGCTGGCCGACCACCTGGCGCCGCAGTCGCTGCTGGCCTCGCTGCCGCCGGAGGTCGAGGTCATCGACGCCTCGAAGCTGCCGCGCGGGCGGTCGATGGCGCAGGAGCAGATCAACGCGCTGCTGGTGGAGCACGCGCTGGCCGGCAGGCGGGTGGTGCGGCTCAAGGGCGGCGACCCGTTCGTCTTCGGCCGCGGCATGGAGGAACTCGAGGCGTGCGTCGCCGCGGGCGTGCCGGTCGAGGTGGTCCCGGGCGTGACCAGCGCGATCGCCGTCCCCGCGCTGGCCGGCATCCCCGTCACCCACCGCGGGCTGACCCACGAGTTCGTCGTCGTCTCCGGGCACGTGCCGCCGGGACACCCGCAGTCGCTGGTCGACTGGGCGGCCCTGGGGCGGCTGCGCGGCACCGTGGTGGTGCTCATGGGCGTGGACACCGCCGGGGCGATCGCCGCGGCGCTGGTCGAGCACGGGCGGGCGCCGGAGACGCCGGTCGCCGTCGTCGCCGACGGGTCGACGGCCACCCAGCGCGCCGTCCGGACGACGCTCGCGGGCCTGGCGCGGACGCTGACCGAGGAGGGCATCCGCCCGCCCGCGGTGTGGGTGGTCGGCGAGGTCGTCGCGCTGGGGGCGCGGAACGAGCCGTGA
- a CDS encoding energy-coupling factor ABC transporter permease → MHIAEGLLPAPHALGWTLAAAPFVVHGARAVVREVREHPESTLLLGAAGAFTFVLSAVKLPSVTGSSSHPTGTGAGAVLFRPPVMALLGTVVLLFQALLLAHGGLTTLGANAFSMAVAGPWVGYGAYRLTRALGGGLMPGVFVALALADLATYVTTALQLALAFPDADGGFPAAAGKFLGIFAVTQVPLAIGEGLLGVLLFRVLVVNARPELERLGVLRPAATPEEAR, encoded by the coding sequence ATGCACATCGCTGAGGGCCTGCTGCCGGCACCGCACGCGCTCGGCTGGACCCTCGCCGCCGCCCCGTTCGTCGTGCACGGCGCCCGCGCCGTGGTCCGCGAGGTGCGCGAGCACCCGGAGTCGACGCTGCTGCTCGGCGCGGCCGGGGCGTTCACCTTCGTCCTGAGCGCGGTCAAGCTGCCCTCGGTCACCGGCAGCTCCAGCCACCCGACCGGCACCGGCGCGGGGGCGGTGCTGTTCCGCCCGCCGGTGATGGCGCTGCTCGGCACGGTCGTCCTGCTGTTCCAGGCGCTGCTGCTGGCCCACGGCGGGCTGACCACGCTCGGCGCCAACGCGTTCTCCATGGCGGTCGCCGGGCCGTGGGTCGGCTACGGCGCCTACCGGCTCACCCGGGCCCTGGGCGGCGGGCTGATGCCCGGCGTCTTCGTCGCGCTCGCGCTGGCCGACCTGGCCACCTACGTCACGACGGCGCTGCAGCTGGCCCTGGCCTTCCCCGACGCCGACGGCGGCTTCCCCGCCGCGGCCGGGAAGTTCCTCGGCATCTTCGCCGTCACCCAGGTGCCGCTGGCGATCGGCGAGGGACTGCTCGGCGTGCTGCTGTTCCGGGTGCTGGTGGTCAACGCCCGGCCCGAGCTCGAGCGCCTCGGCGTGCTGCGCCCCGCGGCCACCCCGGAGGAGGCCCGGTGA
- a CDS encoding putative cobaltochelatase, translating to MTYPFGAVVGMDDMRLALLLNAVSPAIGGVLVRGEKGTAKSTTVRALAAVLPSVAVVPGCRFACDPAAPDPACPDGPHEPAAPAQTRPARLVELPVGASEDRVVGSLDLERALTEGVKAFEPGLLAAAHRGVLYVDEVNLLHDHLVDLLLDAAALGTAYVEREGVSVRHAARFLLVGTMNPEEGELRPQLLDRFGLTVEVAAPRDPAVRAEVVRRRFAYDADPAGFGTAWATEEATLAARIADARARLPRVVLSDDALRQVTAVCAAFDVDGLRADLVTARAAIAHAAWCGREEVTEDDVRVAARLALPHRRRRNPFDAPGLDDDTLDRALEDSRPDDDPPPPDGPGDGGAPPPPRGDDAGPDDAGPDDAGPDDAGPDDAGPDDGGPDDGGPGPQEGRSRDEGSPESGEETPGAPAREKAAVAPSDPFRTRRLEVPGTGAGAAGRRSKARAERGRVVGSVRPSGPVSRLHLVDTVLAAAPHQVARGRSGPGLRIAREDLRQAILEGREGNLVLFVVDASGSMGSRARMGAVKGAVLSLLLDAYQRRDKVGLVTFRGGDAELALPPTWSVEAAAARLRELPTGGRTPLAAGLLRAAETLRVERVRDPQRRPLLVVVTDGRATGARGSDALGAAHAAARRLAAAGTAAVVVDCESGPVRLGLAGVLGTALGATTLRLEDLAAESLAATVRSVREAA from the coding sequence ATGACCTACCCCTTCGGTGCCGTCGTCGGGATGGACGACATGCGGCTCGCCCTGCTCCTCAACGCCGTCTCCCCCGCCATCGGCGGCGTGCTGGTGCGCGGCGAGAAGGGCACGGCCAAGTCGACGACGGTGCGCGCGCTGGCCGCCGTCCTCCCCTCCGTCGCCGTCGTCCCCGGGTGCCGGTTCGCCTGCGACCCCGCCGCGCCCGACCCGGCCTGCCCCGACGGCCCGCACGAGCCCGCGGCGCCCGCGCAGACCCGCCCCGCCCGGCTCGTGGAGCTGCCGGTGGGTGCCTCGGAGGACCGCGTCGTCGGCTCGCTGGACCTCGAGCGGGCACTCACCGAGGGCGTGAAGGCCTTCGAGCCCGGCCTGCTCGCCGCCGCACACCGGGGCGTCCTCTACGTCGACGAGGTCAACCTGCTGCACGACCACCTCGTCGACCTGCTGCTCGACGCCGCCGCCCTGGGCACCGCCTACGTCGAGCGCGAGGGCGTCTCGGTGCGGCACGCGGCGCGCTTCCTGCTGGTCGGGACGATGAACCCCGAGGAGGGGGAGCTGCGCCCGCAGCTGCTCGACCGGTTCGGGCTCACCGTGGAGGTCGCCGCGCCGCGCGACCCGGCGGTGCGCGCCGAGGTGGTGCGCCGGCGGTTCGCGTACGACGCCGACCCGGCCGGCTTCGGGACCGCGTGGGCGACCGAGGAGGCGACGCTGGCCGCGCGGATCGCCGACGCGCGCGCCCGCCTGCCGCGCGTCGTCCTCTCCGACGACGCGCTGCGCCAGGTCACCGCCGTCTGCGCCGCCTTCGACGTCGACGGCCTGCGCGCCGACCTGGTCACCGCCCGCGCCGCGATCGCGCACGCCGCCTGGTGCGGCCGCGAGGAGGTCACCGAGGACGACGTCCGGGTCGCCGCCCGCCTGGCGCTGCCGCACCGCCGCCGGCGCAACCCGTTCGACGCGCCGGGCCTCGACGACGACACCCTCGACCGGGCGCTGGAGGACTCGCGCCCCGACGACGACCCGCCGCCCCCCGACGGCCCCGGCGACGGCGGCGCTCCCCCGCCTCCGCGGGGTGACGACGCCGGCCCGGACGACGCCGGCCCGGACGACGCCGGCCCGGACGACGCCGGCCCGGACGACGCCGGCCCGGACGACGGCGGCCCGGACGACGGCGGCCCGGGTCCCCAGGAGGGTCGTTCCCGCGACGAGGGCTCACCGGAGAGCGGCGAGGAGACCCCGGGCGCGCCGGCGCGGGAGAAGGCCGCCGTCGCGCCGTCGGACCCGTTCCGCACCCGCCGGCTCGAGGTGCCCGGCACCGGTGCGGGCGCGGCCGGACGGCGGTCGAAGGCGCGAGCCGAGCGCGGGCGCGTGGTCGGCTCGGTCCGCCCGTCGGGGCCGGTGTCGCGGCTGCACCTGGTCGACACCGTGCTGGCCGCGGCACCGCACCAGGTGGCGCGCGGGCGCAGCGGCCCGGGGCTGCGGATCGCCCGCGAGGACCTGCGCCAGGCCATCCTCGAGGGCCGCGAGGGCAACCTCGTGCTCTTCGTCGTCGACGCCAGCGGCTCGATGGGCTCGCGGGCGCGGATGGGCGCGGTCAAGGGCGCGGTGCTGTCGCTGCTGCTCGACGCCTACCAGCGCCGCGACAAGGTCGGCCTGGTCACCTTCCGCGGCGGCGACGCCGAGTTGGCGCTGCCGCCCACCTGGTCGGTGGAGGCCGCCGCCGCCCGGCTGCGCGAGCTGCCCACCGGCGGCCGCACCCCCCTGGCCGCGGGACTGCTGCGGGCCGCGGAGACCCTGCGCGTGGAGCGGGTGCGCGATCCGCAGCGCCGGCCGCTGCTCGTCGTCGTCACCGACGGCCGGGCCACCGGCGCGCGCGGCTCCGACGCCCTGGGCGCGGCCCACGCGGCCGCCCGGCGGCTGGCGGCCGCGGGGACGGCGGCCGTCGTCGTCGACTGCGAGTCCGGGCCGGTGCGCCTCGGGCTGGCCGGCGTCCTCGGCACCGCGCTCGGGGCCACGACGCTCCGGCTCGAGGACCTGGCGGCGGAGTCGCTCGCCGCGACCGTGCGCAGCGTGCGAGAGGCGGCCTGA
- a CDS encoding SGNH/GDSL hydrolase family protein, with the protein MSPLALALAPVLLVQGAGVRRRTPVLPEAAGPRSGVVPGGAPPLTVAVLGESPAAGVGVATQEDALAARFAAALAGRGGREVRWRLSARTGTTAAQALVRLVPGLAGPPADVVLVVLGVNDTLRLRGRAAWRRDVRALLDALAPLTAAGGVVVLAGLPDVARFPTLPQPLRGVLGRQARALDGELERLVRPGVRHAPAPPMDGPGLFADDGFHPSAAACRAWATALADTALPMST; encoded by the coding sequence GTGAGCCCGCTGGCCCTCGCCCTGGCGCCGGTCCTGCTGGTGCAGGGCGCCGGGGTGCGCCGCCGCACGCCCGTGCTGCCGGAGGCCGCGGGCCCGCGCAGCGGCGTCGTCCCCGGGGGCGCACCGCCGCTGACCGTCGCGGTGCTCGGGGAGTCACCCGCCGCCGGGGTCGGGGTGGCCACCCAGGAGGACGCGCTGGCCGCCCGGTTCGCCGCCGCGCTGGCCGGCCGCGGCGGCCGGGAGGTGCGCTGGCGGCTGTCCGCCCGCACCGGGACGACGGCCGCGCAGGCCCTCGTGCGCCTGGTCCCCGGGCTGGCCGGCCCGCCCGCCGACGTCGTCCTCGTGGTCCTCGGCGTCAACGACACGCTGCGGCTGCGCGGCCGGGCCGCCTGGCGCCGCGACGTCCGCGCGCTGCTGGACGCGCTGGCCCCGCTCACCGCGGCGGGCGGCGTCGTGGTGCTCGCCGGGCTGCCGGACGTGGCCCGCTTCCCGACCCTGCCGCAGCCGCTGCGCGGGGTGCTCGGCCGGCAGGCCCGCGCCCTCGACGGCGAGCTGGAGCGCCTGGTCCGCCCGGGCGTCCGGCACGCGCCCGCTCCGCCGATGGACGGGCCGGGGCTGTTCGCCGACGACGGCTTCCACCCGAGCGCCGCCGCCTGCCGGGCCTGGGCCACCGCCCTGGCGGACACGGCACTTCCGATGTCGACGTAG
- the cobC gene encoding Rv2231c family pyridoxal phosphate-dependent protein CobC, protein MNPLHHHGDDDLATGLTDLAVNVRAGTPPPWLRAVLRTALDDVAAYPDAGPARAAVAAAHGRDPAEVLLTAGAAEAFVLVARALTPRRAVVVHPSFTEPEAALRAAGHRVERLLLEPPHYRLREVPDDADLVVLGNPTNPTSVLHPHRHVAALARPGRVLLVDEAFADTVPGEPASLAGRTDLPGLLVVRSLTKTWGLAGLRVGYALGPADLVAALAAAQPHWPLSTPALAAAVACTTAAARAEADAAARELAGHRAALLAALPPGVAVVGQPASSFVLLRVPGGARVRAALRDRGWAVRRGDTFPGLSADHLRVAVRDPGTSRAFAADLAAILGTEIPGPVPTTTSQPAAVPEEHR, encoded by the coding sequence GTGAACCCCCTGCACCACCACGGCGACGACGACCTCGCCACGGGGCTGACCGACCTCGCCGTCAACGTCCGCGCGGGGACGCCGCCACCGTGGCTGCGCGCCGTCCTGCGGACGGCGCTGGACGACGTCGCCGCCTATCCCGACGCCGGCCCGGCCCGCGCCGCGGTCGCCGCGGCGCACGGCCGCGACCCCGCCGAGGTGCTGCTCACCGCGGGCGCGGCGGAGGCGTTCGTGCTGGTCGCCCGCGCGCTCACCCCCCGGCGGGCCGTGGTCGTGCACCCCTCGTTCACCGAGCCGGAGGCGGCACTGCGCGCGGCCGGGCACCGGGTGGAGCGGCTGCTGCTCGAGCCCCCGCACTACCGCCTGCGGGAGGTGCCCGACGACGCCGACCTGGTGGTGCTGGGCAACCCGACCAACCCGACGTCGGTGCTGCACCCGCACCGCCACGTCGCCGCGCTGGCCCGCCCCGGCCGCGTGCTGCTGGTCGACGAGGCCTTCGCCGACACCGTGCCCGGGGAGCCCGCGTCGCTGGCCGGCCGCACCGACCTGCCCGGCCTGCTCGTGGTGCGCAGCCTGACCAAGACGTGGGGGCTGGCCGGCCTGCGCGTGGGCTACGCGCTCGGCCCGGCCGACCTGGTGGCCGCGCTGGCGGCCGCGCAGCCGCACTGGCCGCTGTCCACGCCGGCGCTGGCCGCCGCCGTCGCCTGCACGACCGCGGCCGCCCGCGCCGAGGCCGACGCCGCCGCACGCGAGCTGGCCGGGCACCGCGCCGCGCTGCTGGCCGCCCTGCCGCCCGGCGTCGCCGTCGTCGGGCAGCCGGCCTCGTCGTTCGTGCTGCTGCGGGTGCCCGGTGGCGCGCGGGTGCGCGCGGCGCTGCGCGACCGCGGGTGGGCGGTGCGCCGCGGCGACACCTTCCCCGGGCTGTCCGCCGACCACCTGCGGGTGGCCGTCCGGGATCCCGGCACCTCCCGTGCGTTCGCCGCGGACCTCGCTGCGATCCTGGGGACCGAGATCCCCGGTCCGGTGCCGACGACGACGTCGCAGCCGGCCGCCGTCCCGGAGGAGCACCGCTGA
- the cobO gene encoding cob(I)yrinic acid a,c-diamide adenosyltransferase has translation MPQGQVAVVPQDGLTTRQRRNRPLLVVHTGEMKGKSTAAFGMAMRAWNQGWSVAVYQFVKSAKWRVGEESALTALGRLHAETGEGGPVVWHKMGSGWSWSRRQGTEVDHAADAAEGWAQIKRDLAAEAHRFYVLDEFTYPLKWGWVDVDDVVETLTDRPGTQHVVVTGRDAPQALVDAADLVVEMTKVKHPMDAGQKGQRGIEW, from the coding sequence ATGCCCCAGGGACAGGTCGCCGTCGTCCCGCAGGACGGGCTGACGACGCGGCAGCGGCGCAACCGGCCGCTGCTCGTCGTGCACACCGGCGAGATGAAGGGCAAGTCCACCGCCGCGTTCGGCATGGCGATGCGCGCGTGGAACCAGGGCTGGTCCGTCGCGGTGTACCAGTTCGTCAAGAGCGCGAAGTGGAGGGTCGGCGAGGAGAGCGCGCTGACCGCGCTGGGCCGGCTGCACGCCGAGACCGGCGAGGGCGGCCCGGTGGTCTGGCACAAGATGGGCTCGGGCTGGAGCTGGTCGCGCCGCCAGGGCACCGAGGTCGACCACGCCGCCGACGCCGCCGAGGGCTGGGCCCAGATCAAGCGCGACCTCGCCGCCGAGGCGCACCGCTTCTACGTCCTCGACGAGTTCACCTACCCGCTGAAGTGGGGCTGGGTGGACGTCGACGACGTCGTCGAGACGCTGACGGACCGGCCGGGCACCCAGCACGTCGTCGTCACCGGCCGCGACGCCCCGCAGGCGCTGGTCGACGCCGCCGACCTGGTCGTGGAGATGACCAAGGTCAAGCACCCGATGGACGCCGGTCAGAAGGGCCAGCGGGGGATCGAGTGGTGA
- a CDS encoding energy-coupling factor ABC transporter ATP-binding protein — protein sequence MSHRSLTAEGLVVGYERGRRVLDGASLTVPAGRRLALLGANGSGKTTLLRCLSGALRPDAGGVAVDGELLHHTRRGLRAHRQEVQLVLQDPDDQLFSASVAQDVSFGPLNLGLPEEEVRTRVAEALALLAVDGLASRPTHQLSYGERKRVAIAGAVAMRPCVLLLDEPTAGLDPSAVTEALAALDRLQLSGSTVVMSTHDVDLALRWADEVAVVVDRRVVQGAPEDLLADDGLLARARLDRPWALTVGARLRDLGLLPGGPLPRDAAALLAALPDRPGVTPWT from the coding sequence GTGAGCCACCGCAGCCTCACCGCCGAGGGCCTGGTCGTCGGCTACGAGCGCGGCCGCCGCGTCCTCGACGGCGCCTCGCTGACCGTCCCCGCCGGGCGCCGGCTGGCGCTGCTGGGCGCCAACGGCTCGGGCAAGACGACGCTGCTGCGCTGCCTGTCCGGCGCGCTGCGGCCCGACGCCGGCGGGGTCGCCGTCGACGGCGAGCTGCTGCACCACACCCGCCGGGGCCTGCGCGCGCACCGCCAGGAGGTCCAGCTGGTGCTGCAGGACCCCGACGACCAGCTGTTCAGCGCCTCGGTGGCCCAGGACGTCTCCTTCGGCCCGCTCAACCTCGGCCTGCCCGAGGAGGAGGTCCGCACGCGGGTGGCCGAGGCGCTCGCGCTGCTCGCCGTCGACGGGCTCGCCTCCCGCCCCACCCACCAGCTCTCCTACGGCGAGCGCAAGCGGGTGGCGATCGCCGGCGCGGTGGCGATGCGCCCCTGCGTCCTGCTGCTCGACGAGCCCACCGCCGGCCTCGACCCCTCCGCCGTCACCGAGGCGCTGGCCGCGCTCGACCGGCTGCAGCTGTCGGGCTCCACGGTGGTCATGAGCACCCACGACGTCGACCTGGCGCTGCGCTGGGCCGACGAGGTGGCCGTCGTCGTGGACCGGCGGGTGGTCCAGGGGGCTCCCGAGGACCTCCTCGCCGACGACGGCCTGCTCGCCCGTGCCCGCCTCGACCGGCCCTGGGCGCTGACCGTGGGCGCCCGGCTGCGCGACCTCGGCCTGCTGCCCGGCGGTCCCCTCCCCCGCGACGCCGCCGCGCTGCTGGCCGCCCTCCCCGACCGGCCCGGCGTCACCCCGTGGACGTGA
- a CDS encoding cobalamin biosynthesis protein yields MDVTVGVGAGAGVSPEEVLAAVDAVLPAGARVTALATLDVRATEPGLAGAAAARGWPLTGHPAGALAAVAVPSPSARVAAAVGTASVAEAAALLGGGRLVVGKTVHGRVTVAVAA; encoded by the coding sequence GTGGACGTGACGGTCGGCGTCGGCGCGGGAGCCGGGGTCTCGCCCGAGGAGGTGCTGGCCGCGGTCGACGCCGTCCTGCCCGCCGGGGCCCGGGTGACCGCGCTGGCCACCCTCGACGTGCGCGCCACCGAGCCGGGGCTGGCCGGTGCGGCGGCGGCGCGCGGCTGGCCGCTGACCGGCCACCCGGCCGGGGCCCTGGCCGCGGTCGCGGTGCCCTCGCCGTCGGCGCGGGTGGCCGCGGCCGTGGGGACGGCGTCGGTGGCCGAGGCCGCCGCGCTGCTCGGCGGCGGGCGGCTGGTGGTGGGCAAGACGGTGCACGGGCGCGTGACGGTGGCGGTCGCCGCGTGA
- a CDS encoding energy-coupling factor ABC transporter substrate-binding protein, which produces MTRRRLVTALLVLAVVALFALPLALDGGAAEYAGTDSQAAEAVEDSGHTPWFESVFSPSSSEVESGLFAVQAALGGGVLGYVLGRLRGRRQTPRQAERAEDAGP; this is translated from the coding sequence GTGACCCGCCGCCGCCTGGTCACCGCGCTGCTCGTGCTGGCGGTGGTGGCGCTGTTCGCCCTCCCGCTGGCGCTGGACGGCGGCGCCGCCGAGTACGCGGGCACCGACAGCCAGGCGGCCGAGGCCGTCGAGGACTCCGGCCACACGCCCTGGTTCGAGTCGGTGTTCAGCCCGTCGTCGAGCGAGGTGGAGTCGGGGCTGTTCGCAGTGCAGGCCGCGCTCGGCGGCGGGGTGCTCGGCTACGTGCTCGGCCGGCTGCGCGGACGCCGGCAGACCCCGCGGCAGGCCGAGCGGGCCGAGGACGCCGGACCGTGA
- a CDS encoding cobyrinate a,c-diamide synthase translates to MSTAVPRVVVAAPSSNAGKTSLTTGLVAALTARGLAVSPHKVGPDYIDPGYAGLAAGRPGRNLDPWLAGEERIAPLFLHGARGADVAVVEGVMGLFDGATHPEVEPGFASTAHVARLLRAPVVLVVDASSQARSVAALVHGFATFDPSVRLGGVVLNRVGSDRHEAILREALDAAGVPVLGAVRRLAELGTPSRHLGLVPAAERSAEAVATVRRLGEVVAGGVDLDAVLRLARTAPDLAAAPWDPAAEVTPTPGRPRVAVAGGPAFTFGYAEHAELLAAAGAEVVTVDPLRDEALPEGTAGLVVGGGFPEVYADQLSANTTLRADIAALAARGAPVAAECAGLLYLSRELDGSPMCGVLDVATAMTPRLTLGYRSAVALTDSVLARAGTRVRGHEFHRTHALPAAGPTPAWQWSASAPEGFVSGSVHASYLHLHWAGSPALAERFVAACAAAVPEGARHAHR, encoded by the coding sequence GTGAGCACCGCCGTCCCGCGCGTGGTGGTCGCCGCCCCGTCGAGCAACGCGGGCAAGACGTCGCTCACCACCGGGCTGGTCGCGGCGCTCACCGCCCGCGGCCTGGCCGTCTCCCCGCACAAGGTCGGCCCCGACTACATCGACCCGGGCTACGCGGGCCTGGCCGCCGGGCGGCCGGGCCGCAACCTCGACCCCTGGCTGGCCGGCGAGGAGCGCATCGCGCCGCTGTTCCTGCACGGCGCGCGCGGGGCCGACGTCGCCGTCGTCGAGGGGGTCATGGGCCTGTTCGACGGCGCCACGCACCCCGAGGTCGAGCCCGGCTTCGCCTCGACGGCGCACGTCGCGCGGCTGCTGCGCGCGCCGGTCGTGCTGGTCGTCGACGCCTCCTCGCAGGCGCGCAGCGTCGCGGCGCTGGTGCACGGGTTCGCCACCTTCGACCCGTCGGTGCGGCTCGGCGGCGTGGTGCTCAACCGGGTCGGCAGCGACCGGCACGAGGCGATCCTGCGCGAGGCGCTCGACGCCGCCGGTGTGCCGGTGCTCGGGGCGGTCCGGCGGCTGGCCGAGCTGGGGACGCCCTCGCGGCACCTGGGGCTGGTGCCGGCCGCGGAGCGCTCCGCCGAGGCGGTGGCCACCGTGCGCCGGCTGGGCGAGGTGGTCGCCGGCGGCGTCGACCTCGACGCCGTGCTGCGGCTGGCCCGCACCGCACCCGACCTGGCTGCCGCGCCGTGGGACCCCGCCGCCGAGGTGACCCCCACGCCCGGGCGGCCGCGCGTCGCCGTCGCCGGCGGGCCGGCCTTCACCTTCGGCTACGCCGAGCACGCCGAGCTGCTCGCGGCCGCCGGCGCCGAGGTGGTGACCGTCGACCCGCTGCGGGACGAGGCGCTGCCCGAGGGCACCGCGGGCCTGGTCGTCGGCGGCGGCTTCCCCGAGGTCTACGCCGACCAGCTCTCGGCCAACACGACGCTGCGTGCCGACATCGCGGCACTGGCCGCCCGCGGCGCCCCGGTCGCCGCCGAGTGCGCCGGGCTGCTGTACCTGTCCCGCGAGCTGGACGGCTCGCCGATGTGCGGGGTCCTCGACGTCGCGACGGCGATGACGCCGCGGCTGACCCTCGGCTACCGCTCGGCGGTGGCGCTCACCGACAGCGTGCTGGCCCGCGCGGGCACCCGCGTGCGGGGCCACGAGTTCCACCGCACGCACGCCCTCCCCGCCGCCGGCCCCACCCCCGCCTGGCAGTGGTCGGCGTCGGCTCCGGAGGGCTTCGTGTCCGGCTCCGTGCACGCCTCCTACCTGCACCTGCACTGGGCCGGCTCCCCGGCACTGGCCGAACGGTTCGTGGCCGCCTGCGCGGCGGCCGTCCCGGAGGGAGCGCGCCATGCACATCGCTGA